A window of the Ogataea parapolymorpha DL-1 chromosome V, whole genome shotgun sequence genome harbors these coding sequences:
- a CDS encoding nadh-ubiquinone oxidoreductase: protein MATQDLPPVGGYEKIQWKRNLPSRGFRPLVWFGLLVATTSYGFYRVIQGNRENVELKREKIWSRIHLLPLLQAEQDRDIVRRTIAYYNREAEIMKDVPWWEVKSTYSNKKDFHPPHTVLVGKQLDKDSSIFNQTTKDRK from the coding sequence ATGGCTACCCAAGATCTTCCTCCAGTTGGGGGCTACGAGAAGATCCAATGGAAGAGAAATCTGCCTTCAAGAGGGTTCAGGCCTCTTGTCTGGTTTGGATTGCTGGTTGCTACCACGTCGTATGGCTTCTATAGGGTCATCCAAGGAAACAGGGAGAACGTGGAGCtaaaaagagaaaaaatatggtCTCGTATTCATCTGCTGCCTCTGTTGCAAGCTGAGCAGGACAGAGACATAGTCCGCAGAACCATCGCATACTATAATAGAGAGGCAGAGATCATGAAGGACGTTCCATGGTGGGAAGTGAAGTCCACTTactccaacaagaaggaCTTCCACCCTCCACATACAGTGCTTGTGGGCAAACAACTCGACAAAGACTCGTCGATTTTCAATCAGACCACTAAGGACAGAAAATAA
- a CDS encoding 4-nitrophenylphosphatase: MSIKIASKSHVEDLLAKYDTFLFDCDGVLWLGDHLLPNIAETLDLLRSNGKKVIFVTNNSSKSRADYVKKFKKFGIVATTEEIFGSSYATAVYVDSILQLPKNKKVWVLGGSGIVDELKLFGYESLGGVDPRYDGLLDMNDPESMIYKIDPDVGAVVVGLDTKLNYYKLAVTMQYLKDPKVPFIATNIDSTYPSKGMKLPGAGSCVESVVCASGRQPITSCGKPSKGMMDAIDKAHKLDKSRTLMVGDRLNTDMKFGREGGLATLLVLTGIETVETLGELSKDEQPTYFADKLGDLYELLQ, from the coding sequence ATGTCTATAAAGATCGCATCCAAATCACACGTTGAAGACCTTCTGGCCAAGTACGACACATTTCTGTTTGATTGTGATGGTGTTTTATGGCTCGGCGATCATTTGCTGCCGAATATCGCGGAGACATTGGACCTCTTACGTTCCAACGGTAAAAAGGTGATCTTTGTGACCAACAactcttccaaatccagAGCCGACTACgtcaaaaaattcaagaaGTTTGGCATTGTTGCCACCACGGAGGAGATCTTTGGCAGCTCCTACGCCACGGCAGTCTATGTGGACAGTATTTTGCAGCTCCCAAAAAACAAGAAGGTCTGGGTTTTGGGAGGATCCGGTATTGTCGATGAGCTTAAACTGTTTGGCTACGAGTCATTAGGAGGTGTTGATCCTAGGTACGACGGTCTTCTAGACATGAACGATCCAGAATCGATGATTTACAAGATCGACCCGGACGTCGGAGCGGTGGTTGTCGGGCTCGATACCAAGCTCAATTACTACAAGCTCGCTGTCACCATGCAATACCTCAAAGACCCAAAAGTTCCGTTCATTGCTACAAACATCGACTCAACGTATCCCTCCAAAGGCATGAAGCTTCCTGGAGCAGGATCGTGCGTTGAGTCTGTGGTGTGTGCAAGCGGAAGGCAGCCAATTACCAGCTGCGGAAAGCCTAGTAAGGGCATGATGGACGCCATTGACAAAGCGCACAAACTAGACAAAAGCAGAACACTGATGGTCGGCGATAGACTGAACACCGATATGAAATTTGGTAGAGAGGGAGGACTGGCAACGCTGCTTGTGTTGACGGGAATTGAGACCGTTGAGACACTGGGTGAGCTTAGCAAGGATGAGCAACCCACGTACTTTGCCGACAAGCTGGGCGATTTGTATGAACTGCTGCAATAG
- a CDS encoding Phosphorelay intermediate protein YPD1, which translates to MSVTQETLESSELINWTIFQELLLMDEDEEGFALSLVQTFVDQASGIFKEIEALIEKQDPSEDDLKRLASLGHYLKGSAAALGLHTVQQECERIQNYGNKINFDDYEPAAKASTVNDWIDCIQAAFKNALDNYEKSKELLSGFFGEQL; encoded by the coding sequence ATGTCCGTTACTCAGGAAACGCTCGAAAGTTCTGAGTTGATCAACTGGACGATCTTCCAGGAACTTTTGCTCATggacgaagatgaggaGGGTTTTGCCCTTTCGTTGGTCCAAACGTTTGTGGATCAGGCGTCGGGCATCTTCAAGGAAATTGAGGCCCTTATTGAAAAACAGGACCCATCCGAGGATGATCTCAAACGTCTTGCGTCGTTGGGCCACTATTTGAAAGGTTCAGCCGCAGCGTTGGGATTACATACAGTGCAACAGGAGTGCGAGAGAATTCAAAACTACGGTAACAAGATCAATTTTGACGATTATGAGCCAGCGGCTAAGGCGAGCACAGTGAACGATTGGATCGATTGTATTCAGGCCGCATTTAAGAATGCGCTAGATAACTATGAAAAGAGCAAGGAGTTGCTGAGTGGGTTTTTCGGTGAACAGCTATGA
- a CDS encoding Alanine--glyoxylate aminotransferase 1, protein MSRKLTFIPGPVEFSDAVLNAMSTPSQSHSSPEFTQVFQEALKNTRKVFKSTDPETQPFVLSGSGTLGWELVGANLVSRSEAVLVVSTGFFSEHFAEALQVYTDNVDIVGAEVFGDAVKLPAIEAKLKAKSYGVITVTQTDTSSGVLSNVKEIAALVKKVSPNTLIVVDAVCATACEELEFDAWGIDFVLTGSQKALGCPSGLSISYASKRALDKALAHKPVSYYASIPRWLPVMRAFENGSPAYFATPAVQLVHAYNVALKEVLSPSLEERIKAHAEASNKFKNNLESLGVKLVTVSRDVAAHGLTTAYYPDGVDGPTFLSKVRDNGFTLATGIYKDYKDKYFRVGHMGVSAVGERKQELDQCFEAIAKALRESK, encoded by the coding sequence ATGTCCCGCAAGCTTACTTTCATCCCTGGCCCTGTTGAGTTCAGCGATGCCGTCTTGAATGCCATGTCTACTCCGTCTCAGTCGCACAGCTCGCCTGAGTTCACTCAGGTGTTCCAGGAGGCGCTCAAGAACACTAGAAAGGTGTTCAAGTCCACCGACCCCGAGACCCAGCCTTTTGTTCTGTCGGGATCGGGCACGCTTGGCTGGGAGCTTGTTGGTGCCAATCTGGTCTCGCGTTCAGAGGCGGTGCTTGTGGTGTCCACAGGCTTCTTTTCAGAGCATTTTGCTGAGGCGCTGCAAGTTTACACTGACAATGTCGATATCGTCGGTGCCGAGGTGTTTGGCGACGCGGTTAAATTGCCGGCTATAGAGGCTAAGCTGAAAGCCAAGTCTTACGGCGTGATCACTGTCACCCAGACAGATACCTCTTCGGGGGTCCTTTCGAATGTCAAGGAGATTGCTGCCCTGGTCAAGAAGGTGTCACCAAATACCCTGATTGTGGTGGACGCCGTTTGCGCCACAGCATGTGAGGAGTTGGAATTTGACGCTTGGGGGATCGACTTTGTTCTGACTGGCTCGCAGAAGGCATTGGGCTGTCCATCCGGTCTGTCCATCTCGTACGCATCTAAGCGTGCCCTGGACAAAGCCTTGGCCCACAAGCCGGTTTCGTACTATGCGTCAATTCCACGGTGGCTGCCCGTCATGCGCGCCTTTGAGAACGGCAGCCCTGCTTATTTTGCCACCCCGGCCGTTCAACTGGTCCATGCCTACAACGTTGCTCTGAAGGAGGTTTTGTCTCCATCGCTGGAAGAAAGAATCAAAGCCCATGCCGAGGCTTCTAACaaattcaagaacaacCTGGAGAGCCTAGGTGTGAAACTGGTGACCGTTTCGCGCGACGTGGCCGCTCACGGGCTCACCACTGCTTATTATCCAGACGGTGTCGACGGGCCTACCTTCCTGAGCAAAGTTAGAGACAACGGCTTCACTCTGGCTACCGGAATCTATAAAGATTACAAAGACAAGTATTTCAGAGTGGGTCACATGGGTGTCAGTGCTGTTGGCGAACGGAAACAGGAATTAGACCAGTGTTTTGAAGCCATTGCTAAGGCACTTAGAGAGTCCAAATAG